Below is a window of Pseudomonadota bacterium DNA.
GTGATCAGTGGGCGGAGATGTACCGCAAGGCCTACGGCAAGGGCGAGGAGGGCAACTCCATCGGTGCCTTCGTCTTCGAGTGGCGCGATGAGTGGTGGAAGTACCTGCAGATCGAGAATCTGGAGATCCACGACACCAACGCCTCCTGGTCCAACCAGGCCTATCCCTTCGACTGGGCCGAGGGCCTGAACAACATGAACGAGGAGTGGTTCGGCATCATGGCCTTAGGGCTGCCGAACTCCGAGGGCGTGTACACGGCCCGTCCGCGTATGGCCTACGACGTGTTGGCGGAGATCTTCCAGATCGATCCGTACACGGCCAACGTCGGCGAGATCAACGCCCGTGTGGCGAGCGTCGACCTTGACGTGCTGGAGCTCAAGGGCGAGGTGCGGGCCCTGAAGTCTCGCGCCAACGAGGACCGGCGGCTCCTGAAGTTCACCGGCGGTGACATCCGCGGTGAATTCGCCGTGCGAGCCCTCGAACAGGACATCACCGAGCTCGGTGAGAACGGGGTGGAGTTCACCACCGGCCAGCAGCTGAACGTCGACTTCGCCTTCAACCCGAGCGAGCAGGTGGAGGGTCAGTTCTCCCTCAACGTGCTCGGTGACGTGGCCGACAAGCAGCCCCTGGAGTTCGAGTACGGCCAGCGCGGCCTGCCGCTGACGATCCGCGTACCCACCCTGAACGAGAACCCGGGCCTGGTCCTGCGCGATCAGACGCTGGATCAGTTCACGGAGCGCCAGGTGGTGCTGTCCGATCGTGAGCGCGTCGAGATCTACGACTTCAACGCCAAGTACACGGGCCAGAACTTCGATCTCGAGGCCTTCTACCACACGCCGCGTTTCCACTGGGCCTACGAGGGTGACTTCTTCGGCCTGATCCAGGAAGCCACGGACATCCCCGGCATCGACGTCTTCAACGGCAAGGCGCCGGAGGGCATCGAGTTCACCGGTAAGGGGCCGCTCGAGGGCCTGAAGATCGTGGCCGGTCCCGAGATCTACTGGGGCGCCAACCCGAAGGCGGTGATCAAGTACGAGTTCGCCACCAAGGGCATCGACTGGGCGATCATCCACTCGGAGGACTTCTCGCGATTGGGTACGGGTGCTAACGCCACCCAGGCCACCCAGCGTCAGACCCGGGCCACGTCCATCTACGCTTCCACCCAGCTGCCGGGCGGCATCAAGGTGGAAGCGGGCGGTCTGCTCTCCGCACCCGAGCGTATCGACGAGCAGTTCGACCGGGTCGACGAGGATGGCAACATCATCACGGACCAGATCGAGTTCGAAGACACCCTGGGCTTCAAGCTGAAGACGAGCTTCCGCCTGTTCGGCACCGAGGCCTACCTCTCCGCACAGCACGCGGGCCTGGTGTCGGAAGGTGGTCGTCCGGTGCCGACCTTCGGCGTGCTGGATCCGACCCGCTTGCCGCTCACGGGCCTGGGTAACCGTCGCGAGTACGAGGCGGGCACGATCATTCGCTTCGGCAACCTGATGATCTACCCGCGCTTCCTCTACCGCGACAACCTGGTGGACGCGAACCCGTTCATCGAGCCAGGCATTACGCCGGACGGCATCCTGAACCCCGGCCTCGTGCCGCGTGACCGTGACAACGATGCCTTCGCCGTGTTGAGCAACCGTGAAGCCCGCTCCGGTGAGATCTTCTTCACCTGGGATCCGACCGGTGCCACGCCGTTCTACGACTGGGACAACGAGTGGCGTGAGGACGCGAAGTTCGCCTTCAACATCGGTGCCAACTACACCGAGTACCCGACGGCCACGGACGCCAACCTGTTCTTCCTCGACTTGGGTAACGGCGGCAGCAACGCCTCCTTCGGTCAGGGCCTGCCCGCCGAGGACGTGTGGAGCGTCACCAGCCGCATGGTCTGGAACCCGAGCCCGAACCAGAACTACATCCTGACCCTGGTGCGAGGCTTCGATCAGTCGACGGGTGATCCGACCGGAGGAACGCGTGATTTCTACGAGGCATACTGGAAGGCGGTGATCAACAAGCGCCACCTGGTGCGCGGTTACTTCAAGAAGGACTCGTGGGGTCCGGAGGACTTCTTCCGCCAGTTCAACTTCACCTACCCCGAGCAGTTCGAGTTCGACTACTCCTTCCTGCTGGGTAAGGGGCTGTCCTTTGGCAATCTCATCGATGAGATCCGCGCCACCCGTATCGGCGTGCGCACGATCTTCCGTACCACCGATGAGAACTCCCTGCCGGAGGAGTTCCTGGACGGCGAGAACGACTACGCCTTCCTGACCACCTTCTACTTCACCTATCGCTTCTGATCGGCTCGTAGGCAGAGCACGAGGATTGTGAGAATGAACAACAAGACGCTTAAGGCCAGCAGCATCACGCGATGGATGACGATTGCCTCCCTCGCGGTGGTGGGCGGCCTCGGCCTCACGGCCTGTAACGACGGCACGGACGGCGGCATGGTGATCAATGCGATCGTGCTGCCGAGCGACACGCTGCTGAACCTCGCCTGCATCAACGTAGGCGTCGGTTCCGAGCGCTGTGTGCTGGACGACCCGGAGAACCCCTTCATCGGGACGCCCATCGTCGAGTTCGACGCCAACAACCCCGACGCGGCGAACAAGTTCGAGCTGTTCAACGCGATCCCCGTGGGGCCGGAAGGTGCCAAGTCGCGCTTCTACTTCTGGGCCACGGCACTCGCCAACCGCCAGTCCGGGGAGAACCAATACTTCACGGCGCTGGCGTTGCACGAGCTGTGGGATATCAACGGCGACCCCCTGATCCAGGAGCAGGCACTGAAGGCCTACCGCTCCGTGCTGGACAACTTCTTCGGCCAGGTCACCGTGTTCACCTGCTGCCCGGGCCTGAGCCCCGACGGCGAGCCGGTGCCGTTCCCGGTCGGCACCAACGAGCTGGCGGCGGATGCCCTGTACCGGACGGACGCGACCGGCTTCGATCGCCTGATCCCCGGCGATCCGCTGCTGGTGATCTCGCAGCTCCTCGAGTGGGGATTCACCTACCAGCCGGCGAATCCTCCGCTCTTCGATGACGGAGTGGTCAGCGTCATCGGTGGCTAAGCACTGGCGCCAGTCGAGCCTGGCAACGGCGGGCTCGGCGGTGGGCCTGGTGGCCGCGGTGACGGTGTTCCTCACCGCAGGCCTAGGCGTATCCCGCAGCGCTCACGCGGAGGAGGCTCGGGGCCCCGTGCCCGTGGAATTGCGCGAGACCCCGCAGGGCTGGCAGCTCTACCGAGGGGGCGAGCCTTACTTCATTCGCGGCGCCGGCGGCGACGCGTCCCTGGAGGCCCTGGCCGCTGCCGGGGCGAACTCCGTGCGCACTTGGGGCGGTGAGGTCGACGAGGTGCTCGATCAGGCCCAGGCCTTGGGGCTGACAGTCACCGTCGGCATCTGGCTCGGCCACCCGCGACACGGCTTCGACTACGGCAACCCTGCCCAGGTTGAGAAGCAACTCGCCCGCGCCGAGAAGATGGTCCTGCGCTACCGCAATCACCCCGCGCTGCTGCTGTGGGGTGTCGGCAATGAGGCGGAAGGCTTCGACGAGGCGACGGACCCCAAGGTGTGGAAGGCCATCAACGACGTGGCCGCAATGGTGAAGGAAACGGATCCTCACCATCCCACCATGACCGTGACCGCCTTCGTCCACGGGGAGCGCATCGAGTACATCCACGAGCGCTCACCGGCCATCGATATCCACGGTATCAACGCCTACGGGGGGGCACAGGTGGTGCCCGAACGCCTGCAGGAGAAAGGCGCCAGCAAGCCGTACGTGCTCACCGAATTCGGCCCCCTCGGCCCTTGGGAGACGCACTCGACCGAGTGGGGTGCGCCCCACGAGCAGACGAGTGAGGAGAAGGCCGCGTTCTACCGTGCCACCTACGAGCACGCGGTCGACGGCCAACCCGGCCGCACCCTGGGCGCCTACGCGTTCCTCTGGGGCCACAAGATGGAGGGCACGGACACCTGGTTCGGCATGTTCCTGCCCGACGGCGCCAGCACGGCGGCGGTGGATACCATGTCCACCTTATGGTCGGGTAAGGCGCCCGCCGATCGTGCGCCCACCATCGCTGCCCTGACGGTGGCGGGAGAGGCCGCGGTAAAGTCGGGCGACGTGGTCGAGGTGTCCACGCGCATGGCCGATCCGGATGGCGGCGATCTACGCACCCGTTGGGTGTTGCGGGCGGAGTCCGGCGAATACGCCACCGGCGGCGACTTCCGGTCGACCCCTCTGCCCATCGAGGACGCGATCCTGTCGTCCAGCGCCACCGGCGCGCGGGTGCGTATGCCCGAGGCACCGGGGCCGTACCGGCTCTTCGCCTACGCCTACGATGAAAGCGGCAAGGCAGGTACCGCCAACGTGCCTCTGCTCGTGAAGGGAGAGCGTCGCACGCCCCTGCCGTTCCCCGTGTACGAGGACAGCCTGGAACAGATGGCCTGGGTGCCGTCCGGGTGGATGGGGGGCGTCGAGCACCTATCCCTCGACGGGGACGACACCAGCAACCCTCATCGGGGCAAGGCATCGATCCGAGTTCGTTACGAAGGTCAGTTCGGCTGGGCCGGCATCGCCTGGCAGCATCCCGTCAACAACTGGGGTGATCAGGAGGGCGGCATCGACCTCACGGGGGCCCGCAAACTGGAGTTTTGGGCGCGCGGCGAATACGGGGGCGAGAAGGTGAGCTTCGGTGTGGGCTTGCTCGAGTCCGACAAGAAGTACCCCGACTCCAGCATCAGCAAGTCCGGCGACATCGTGCTGACCGACGCCTGGCAGCGCTACGAGATTCGCTTGAGGGGCAAGGACCTCAGCAGCCTCAAGACGGGGTTCTACGTCACCCTCGTGGGACGCACTTCGCCGGTCACCATCTACCTGGACAGCATCCGCTTCACACGCTGAGCGAAGCGCCCTTTACGGGCCGCTTATTTGATCGACCTCACACTTTCGCTGTCCTGCAAGTTCCTGAGTGAACGGCCCGTCGTACTTCGATCCGCTGAAATAGTGGCATCGAAGTGTCAGCGGCGGGAGTGCTTGCGCCATGAGTCTAAAAACAGGTCTGTTCGTCGTCGGAGGGGCGATCGCCGCCTCTTACGTATGGTCCTTGGCGGACCGTGATGCGCCCCTCGGGAGTATCGATGTACCCACGCCACCGGTGCCCCTCGCCGCAACGCTGACGTTGCCGGAGGTGACTCCCGAGCGGATAGCGTCGCCCGCGGCGACGGTCGATATTCCCGCCTTGAGCGCCGCGGAGATCGAGGCGCGCATGAGCACGGCCGTGGCCGCGTTGGCACAAGCCGGCGGCACCGATCCGGTGGAGTTGGTGTTGAACGCCGAGCAAGGCGAGAAGCTCCTGGCGGCTGCAGAGCAGGCCGGCATCAACGTCACCGCCACGCGCACCTTCGCCACCCTACCTTACCTGGCCCTGACCGCCTCGGCTGGCGACTTGCATCGTCTCGCGGCGATCGAGGGCATGAGCTACATGACGCTCGACGGCACGGTGGAGTCCGCCCGCTACCGTCGCAGCGGTGGTTGGCGTCGCAGCGGTCACCGCAGCGGCAGCTGGAGCAGCTCCGGGGGCAGTTGGAGTGGCAGCGGCAGCAGCTGGAGCGGCAGCAGTTGGAGTGGTCACCGCGCCATGACCGCGATCGAGCGTCCCGTGGGCTTGCAGACGGCCAAGGCGCCGACCTCCGACATGATCGCCATGAACGTGCAGGTGGCGGTGCTGGACTCGGGTGTTACCGAAGCGGCTTACGATCTCCTTGGCTACGTGCACACAGTGGTGGATTTCACCGGCGGGCGCTCCGTCGATGACTACGGCCACGGCACCCACGTCGCCGGCATCATCTCCGGTGACGGCCTCGATTCGGCCGGATTCTTCCAGGGCATGGCGCCGCGCGCCGGCATCCACTCGGTGCGTGTGCTCGATGACAAGGGTCGCGGGCGGATCTCCCAGGTGCTCGCCGGTATCGACTGGGTGATCGCCAACGCCGCTGCCAAGAACATCCGCGTGGTGAACATGTCCCTGGGCAAGGGAATCGACGAGGCCGCTGCCAACGACCCGCTGGTGCAGGCCGTCGAGGCGATGTGGGACGCGGGCCTGGTGGTCGTCGCCTCCGCCGGCAACTACGGCCGTGACGGTGCCATGACCATCACCAGCCCTGGCAACTCACCGAAGATCATCACCGTCGGCTCGCTCACCTACCGGGGCACGGCGCGTACGGACGACGACTTCGTCTCCACCTATTCCTCGCGTGGGCCGACGATGCTCGACCACTACGTGAAGCCCGATCTGGTGGCGCCGGGCAACCGGATCCCGTCCACGGTGGCCCCCGGTTCGGTGCTGGATCGGGACCTCCCGAATTGGGTCCGCGAGCGTCCGACCAACTACTACACAGCGAGCACGGGCGACGGCTACGACACGGCGGACTACGTCGAGATGTCCGGTACCAGCATGGCGGCTGCCATGGTGTCGGGGGCCGTGGTGTTGATGCTCTCGGACGATCCCAACCTGTCGCCTGCCACCATCAAGGCTCGCCTGATGCGCTCCGCGCGCAAGATCGATGACGGCACCCTGGTGGCCGGTGCCGGTGTGCTCGACGTGCAAGCGGCCCTGGCGGAGCAGGGCTACGTATCCGGTCAAGCGCTTTCGCCGAAGCTCCAGCGTGCGCAGGACGGCGAGATCTACCTGATCGAAGACACGGCCAAGCTCTGGGGCAACCCTGCCTTCGGCGCGGGCTACCTGTGGAGCGATGGCTACCTTTGGTCGGACGCCTACCTGTGGAGCGACGGCTACCTCTGGTCGGACGCGTATCTGTGGAGTGACGGCTACCTATGGAGCGACGCGTACCTGTGGAGCGATGCCTACCTCTGGTCCGATGCGTACCTGTGGAGCGACGGCTATCTCTGGTCCGACCATGTGAAGAACGCCGATCCGCTGCTCAACCTGCAGAGCAACGGCCTGATCCACCGCCCCGACTAGGCGCTGTCACCGATACGAGCGTGGGCACAGGGGCCAGGACGTCACGTCCTGGCCCCGTCTTTTTGTTGGGTTTGTACCCACCGTCGATCGTTCGTGGCAGCATCGCGAGCGGAACGTGTGAGTCAGCTCAAGGGCGGCAAAGGAGCGGAGCAGTGTTTACCCACGTGATGGTTGGTACCAACGACATGGAGGCGTCGAGACGCTTCTACGACGCAGCGCTCGCGGCGTTGGGGCATTCGGCGGGCGTGATGGACCCGAAGGGACGCTGCTTCTACACCAGCAAGTACGGCGTGTTCTGCCTGACCTCACCGATCGACGGGCAGCCCGCGACGCACGCCAACGGCGGCACGATCGGGTTTCGCGCCGCGAATCCCGAGCAGGCGGATGCCTTTCACGCGGCAGGCCTCGCCAACGGGGGCACCGCGTGCGAAGACCCACCGGGGGTGCGCGAGGGGTCGGGACGCACGATGTACCTCGCGTATCTGCGAGATCCAGATGGCAACAAGATCTGCGCCCTGCACTCGATCGCCTGAGCGCGCGCGGGGCTGACCCGCAATCCCGCACCTATTGCAGTTGTTGGCTCGACGCTGGGGGCTTCCCTCAGGCGGCGATCCGCTCGCATTCCTCGATGCAATGCTCTCAGGCCTTGGCGCACGCCCGGCATACCTCGTGATGCTTGGCGTGCTTGCGGCACTCTTCCTCACAGCGCTTGCAGACGGCTGAGGTGGCCTTGGCAAACGCAGCCAAGTGCGAGGATCGGTGCGCGGCGAGTTGGGCGAGGGCGCGACAGGCGATGACCAGGTCCTGCACGCGCACGGCGCAGTCGGCGAGGGTGGTGTCGCCGGACTGAAACTCGCTGAGGCAATGGGCGATGCAGTCATCGCCCGTGGTGACGCACTCCAGGGCACTGTCGCGCAGCTTGTTGTCTACGGCCTGCATGGCGTGGTGGCCCGACTGCTCGTGATGGGCGGCGTGGCCCGCGGTTGCGAACGCGAGGCCCGCGAGGGCCGCGGTGGCGCCGCTCAGCACGTCCCGGCGCGCCCAGGATCCGTGTGCTTTGGATCGATCGTGGTCGGTCATGCTCGGTAGCTCCTCGTGGCAAGGCGATTGAGAGGGGCAGAGCCTACTGCAAATCTTGCCCGGGGTCGCTGTCGTGGGGCCTTAGTTCGGCAGCAGGCCCAACGCGTGGTAGGTGAGGGTCAGGAGGACTGCACTGACCGCGGCGTAGGCCAGCAGGCAGGCCATCAGCGGACGGCGAAAGATGGGCAGCAGATAGGCGGCTGGCGCGATCATGGCCTGACACCAGCGTTGCGTGGCGAGGATTGGCAACGCGCCCAGGGCGAACACCGGGAAGGCGCCGAGGCCGATCGCGTAGAGGTACACCCCGGTCAGGCTCTCGAAGCGGATACCAAAGCGGAAGGAACCCGCCACGGCGCCGAGGGCTGAGGCGGGATTGCCGGCGAAGGCGCCCTTGACGGCGGTCCACAGGAGGAAGGACACGGCCGTCAGCAACATCGTCAGGAGCAGGCGAGCGGCCGCATCGCCTAACAGAAATAAAAAGTGTCCGAGGGGTTCGCTGCCGAGGAACCTGTCCAGGTGCTGGGCGTAGTAACGGGCTACGGCCAAGTTAACCAGCAGCACGATGGGAAAGCCGTGCAGGGCCACCTGGGCCCACATCCCACTCTGCAGGGCGGACGGGCGTCGCATGAGGAACACCGCAAGGCAGGGCAGCAGCGTAGCGGCGCTCATCGCGCTGATCCTGATGATCAGGCGGAGCCAATCCCGCTCGCAGCCCTGGCCGTAGAGCCAGCGCAGGCCGTCGCGCAGGGCGCGGAAGAACGTCGCGTCGTCGCGGGTAAGCAGGGTCGTGAGTAGCTGGGGCGCCATGCCCGTACCGTGCCATGGGTGGGGCGAGGCCCCAAGCGCACCGGTGGCGCGGAACGCACCTATGCTTGCGTATTATTTCTATCCGGGTATTATTTGCGCCCACTTGCATCCACAGGAGAACACGCCCGATGGCGACCAATGCTCATCAGTACTGCGCGTTCCGCGACGGCCAGGAGGTAGCTCGCGGGGATCTGCTACCCGTTGCACTGAGGGTGCGGGATCTCGGCGCAGGTGCCCCGTCCCAGATCTTCGATCTCGAGGATGGTCGACTCGTCGACGTGCTGCTGGAGGGCACGGACCAGACCATCGCTGACTGGATCGCCCAGCACCACCAAGCAGCAGCCGCGCCCGAGCGCGGTCGTGGCCGGCCCAAGCTGGGTGTCGTGGGGCGCGAGGTCACCCTCCTGCCGCGCCAGTGGGCATGGTTGAACGCACAGCCCGGGGGGGCCTCGACCACCCTTCGCCGGCTGGTCGACGAGGCGGCGAAGCGGCCGGATGCGCAACGCCAGGCGGCGCGCGACAGCACCTACCGCTTCTTGAACGCCCTCGCCGGCGACTATCTGGGGTTCGAGGAGTGCCTGCGCGCCCTGTACGCCGGAGACCGCGAGGCGTTTGGCGCCCGCACCGCGGCTTGGCCGAAGGATGTGCAACACCAGGCGGACGCCTTCGCAGCGGCCGTCTGGGAGTGACCCGCGCCTGGGGCCCTAGGGCCCGCCGCTCCAGCGTTGGAGGTTGAGGAATTCCCGGCGGGTCTTGGGTCCGTAGGTCTCGAAGTGGGGGTCTGGCCGGTTGCGGTAGTCCTCGCGCCAAGCCGCCACCTGATCGTCGCCTAGGTGCGCCGCCCGCACGTCCGGTTCCACCTGATAGATCCGCAAGGCGTTCAAGCCGAAGATCTTGGCGCGGATCGCAGGC
It encodes the following:
- a CDS encoding glycoside hydrolase family 2 TIM barrel-domain containing protein → MAKHWRQSSLATAGSAVGLVAAVTVFLTAGLGVSRSAHAEEARGPVPVELRETPQGWQLYRGGEPYFIRGAGGDASLEALAAAGANSVRTWGGEVDEVLDQAQALGLTVTVGIWLGHPRHGFDYGNPAQVEKQLARAEKMVLRYRNHPALLLWGVGNEAEGFDEATDPKVWKAINDVAAMVKETDPHHPTMTVTAFVHGERIEYIHERSPAIDIHGINAYGGAQVVPERLQEKGASKPYVLTEFGPLGPWETHSTEWGAPHEQTSEEKAAFYRATYEHAVDGQPGRTLGAYAFLWGHKMEGTDTWFGMFLPDGASTAAVDTMSTLWSGKAPADRAPTIAALTVAGEAAVKSGDVVEVSTRMADPDGGDLRTRWVLRAESGEYATGGDFRSTPLPIEDAILSSSATGARVRMPEAPGPYRLFAYAYDESGKAGTANVPLLVKGERRTPLPFPVYEDSLEQMAWVPSGWMGGVEHLSLDGDDTSNPHRGKASIRVRYEGQFGWAGIAWQHPVNNWGDQEGGIDLTGARKLEFWARGEYGGEKVSFGVGLLESDKKYPDSSISKSGDIVLTDAWQRYEIRLRGKDLSSLKTGFYVTLVGRTSPVTIYLDSIRFTR
- a CDS encoding S8 family peptidase; its protein translation is MSLKTGLFVVGGAIAASYVWSLADRDAPLGSIDVPTPPVPLAATLTLPEVTPERIASPAATVDIPALSAAEIEARMSTAVAALAQAGGTDPVELVLNAEQGEKLLAAAEQAGINVTATRTFATLPYLALTASAGDLHRLAAIEGMSYMTLDGTVESARYRRSGGWRRSGHRSGSWSSSGGSWSGSGSSWSGSSWSGHRAMTAIERPVGLQTAKAPTSDMIAMNVQVAVLDSGVTEAAYDLLGYVHTVVDFTGGRSVDDYGHGTHVAGIISGDGLDSAGFFQGMAPRAGIHSVRVLDDKGRGRISQVLAGIDWVIANAAAKNIRVVNMSLGKGIDEAAANDPLVQAVEAMWDAGLVVVASAGNYGRDGAMTITSPGNSPKIITVGSLTYRGTARTDDDFVSTYSSRGPTMLDHYVKPDLVAPGNRIPSTVAPGSVLDRDLPNWVRERPTNYYTASTGDGYDTADYVEMSGTSMAAAMVSGAVVLMLSDDPNLSPATIKARLMRSARKIDDGTLVAGAGVLDVQAALAEQGYVSGQALSPKLQRAQDGEIYLIEDTAKLWGNPAFGAGYLWSDGYLWSDAYLWSDGYLWSDAYLWSDGYLWSDAYLWSDAYLWSDAYLWSDGYLWSDHVKNADPLLNLQSNGLIHRPD
- a CDS encoding VOC family protein — translated: MFTHVMVGTNDMEASRRFYDAALAALGHSAGVMDPKGRCFYTSKYGVFCLTSPIDGQPATHANGGTIGFRAANPEQADAFHAAGLANGGTACEDPPGVREGSGRTMYLAYLRDPDGNKICALHSIA
- a CDS encoding Csp1 family four helix bundle copper storage protein, whose translation is MTDHDRSKAHGSWARRDVLSGATAALAGLAFATAGHAAHHEQSGHHAMQAVDNKLRDSALECVTTGDDCIAHCLSEFQSGDTTLADCAVRVQDLVIACRALAQLAAHRSSHLAAFAKATSAVCKRCEEECRKHAKHHEVCRACAKA
- a CDS encoding DUF2239 family protein codes for the protein MATNAHQYCAFRDGQEVARGDLLPVALRVRDLGAGAPSQIFDLEDGRLVDVLLEGTDQTIADWIAQHHQAAAAPERGRGRPKLGVVGREVTLLPRQWAWLNAQPGGASTTLRRLVDEAAKRPDAQRQAARDSTYRFLNALAGDYLGFEECLRALYAGDREAFGARTAAWPKDVQHQADAFAAAVWE